One part of the Rutidosis leptorrhynchoides isolate AG116_Rl617_1_P2 chromosome 1, CSIRO_AGI_Rlap_v1, whole genome shotgun sequence genome encodes these proteins:
- the LOC139863819 gene encoding uncharacterized protein, giving the protein MQLMQPSNPNMTHLLIYICTITTVLLWEKPEELAIFEQQKPQEQQQQKQQPQAPSIQQPHGQSTNQNLPNQQTQIPNSSFNHRCKDRGGTLNSCSMPLSLQRIKLRMLLVTKICRDMAMHKSRWLELVDL; this is encoded by the exons ATGCAGCTTATGCAACCGTCCAATCCCAATATGACACATCTCCTGATATATATATGTACTATTACAACAGTACTACTG TGGGAGAAACCAGAGGAGTTGGCTATATTTGAACAACAGAAGCCTCAAGAACAACAGCAACAAAAGCAACAACCACAAGCTCCTTCAATACAACAGCCCCATGGTCAATCCACCAATCAAAATCTGCCAAATCAGCAAACTCAGATCCCTAACTCCAGTTTCAACCACAGATGCAAGGACAGGGGCGGAACCCTCAACAGTTGCAGCATGCCACTCAGCCTTCAGCG TATCAAGCTACGGATGTTGCTGGTCACCAAAATATGTAG GGATATGGCTATGCACAAAAGCCGGTGGCTAGAGCTAGTGGATCTATGA